In the genome of Rhizobium rhizogenes, one region contains:
- a CDS encoding AraC family transcriptional regulator, producing MAFRVRMENEIEGFAVIGGPRSRVWNGIVADLWDVRCAPKAGGRYVGKDPRFVFLLDMDGTDDGRFMMNRCRRDNYGSSKANRISFVPADLDVHAELSNVSFVRHLDLHFDAGLLGTRLVQGFDPHGLLDPHLMFEDERLLVLARLIAAECDNPDPLHDLYGESLVLALLTDFLKVKREPVKKRSKLAAWQLRVATDYIREHCLRSIRLEELAELTNLSQSHFSHAFKASTGVPPHQWQMQARIDRVKDLMMRTDMALTDIAIAAGFSDQAHFSRVFRKMVGVSPSVWQKIRQ from the coding sequence ATGGCTTTCCGCGTGCGGATGGAAAATGAGATCGAGGGCTTTGCCGTCATCGGCGGCCCGCGCTCAAGGGTTTGGAACGGCATCGTCGCCGATCTCTGGGACGTGCGTTGCGCCCCGAAGGCGGGTGGGCGTTATGTCGGAAAAGATCCGCGTTTCGTTTTCCTGCTGGATATGGACGGGACGGATGACGGCCGGTTCATGATGAACCGCTGCCGCCGCGACAATTACGGTTCGTCCAAGGCGAACCGGATTTCCTTCGTGCCCGCTGATCTGGATGTGCATGCGGAACTGAGCAATGTTTCCTTCGTGCGCCATCTCGACCTGCACTTCGACGCGGGTTTGCTGGGGACGCGCCTGGTGCAGGGGTTTGACCCGCATGGCCTGCTCGATCCGCATCTGATGTTCGAGGATGAGCGCCTGCTGGTGCTGGCACGGCTGATTGCCGCCGAGTGCGATAACCCCGATCCGCTGCACGACCTTTACGGCGAAAGCCTCGTGCTCGCGCTGTTGACGGATTTCCTCAAGGTAAAGCGCGAGCCGGTCAAGAAACGCAGCAAGCTCGCCGCCTGGCAGCTAAGAGTGGCAACCGACTATATCCGCGAACATTGCCTGCGGTCGATCCGGCTGGAGGAACTGGCGGAGCTTACCAACCTGTCGCAATCCCATTTCAGCCATGCCTTCAAGGCATCCACCGGCGTACCGCCGCACCAATGGCAGATGCAGGCGCGCATCGATCGGGTCAAGGACCTGATGATGCGAACCGACATGGCGCTGACCGATATCGCCATCGCCGCCGGTTTTTCCGATCAGGCGCATTTCTCCCGCGTCTTCCGCAAGATGGTTGGCGTTTCTCCCTCCGTCTGGCAGAAAATCCGCCAATAG
- the ppk2 gene encoding polyphosphate kinase 2 — protein sequence MGEDTKKRVVEITVGGKLRSFNIDDPALPDWVEEKKLSAGDFPYDKKMKREEYDATLEALQVELVKVQFWLQATGKRVMAVFEGRDAAGKGGAIFAARAYLNPRYARVVALTKPTETERGQWYFQRYISHFPTAGEFVLFDRSWYNRAGVEPVMGFCTPEEHKRFLKETPRLEKMLVHEDIHLFKFWLDIGRETQIERFHDRRHSPLKCWKLSDMDIAALTKWDDYTQKRDEMLEKTHTDAAPWTVVRANDKRRARVNLIRHILNALDYDGKDKKVIGEIDDKILGSGPDFLKQN from the coding sequence ATGGGCGAAGACACGAAGAAGCGGGTGGTGGAGATCACCGTCGGCGGCAAGCTGCGCAGCTTCAACATCGACGATCCCGCTCTTCCCGACTGGGTGGAGGAAAAAAAGCTCTCCGCCGGCGATTTTCCCTACGACAAGAAGATGAAGCGGGAAGAATACGACGCCACGCTGGAGGCGCTGCAGGTGGAGCTGGTCAAGGTGCAGTTCTGGCTGCAGGCCACCGGCAAGCGGGTGATGGCGGTTTTCGAAGGCCGCGATGCGGCAGGCAAAGGCGGCGCGATCTTCGCGGCCCGGGCCTATCTCAACCCCCGCTACGCCCGCGTCGTGGCGCTGACCAAACCCACCGAAACCGAACGTGGCCAATGGTACTTCCAGCGCTATATCTCGCATTTTCCAACGGCCGGCGAATTCGTTCTCTTCGACCGATCCTGGTACAACCGCGCCGGGGTTGAACCGGTCATGGGCTTCTGCACTCCGGAAGAGCACAAGCGGTTCCTCAAGGAAACACCGAGGCTGGAAAAGATGCTGGTCCATGAGGACATCCATCTTTTCAAATTCTGGCTCGACATCGGCCGCGAAACGCAGATCGAACGCTTCCACGATCGTCGCCACAGCCCGCTGAAATGCTGGAAACTCTCGGACATGGATATAGCGGCGCTGACGAAATGGGACGACTATACGCAAAAGCGCGACGAGATGCTGGAAAAGACCCACACCGACGCCGCCCCGTGGACGGTGGTGCGCGCCAATGACAAGCGCCGCGCGCGGGTGAACCTGATCCGCCACATCCTCAATGCCCTCGACTATGACGGCAAGGACAAGAAAGTGATCGGCGAGATCGACGACAAGATACTGGGATCGGGTCCGGACTTTCTCAAGCAGAACTGA
- the phoR gene encoding phosphate regulon sensor histidine kinase PhoR: protein MAVMEGDRGLKLLGRKLGRNWLPVLVVSMLAVVAVSELHTPYMPAVLWLCAIIAILAVRERPAAPKANEEAAAEADEPEAPAESVISGVRAGLAVLDTPVFILDKNASVLFQNGAAERAFGQLPPGAHISARLRSPGLLDVIRETITTGQPNQVEHSERFPSERVFIVRIARADAGDTAGPPFYILSFRDVSELRRIDRMRSDFVANASHELRTPLASLRGFIETMQGPARNDPKAQERFLAIMLDQATRMSRLVDDLMSLSRLELRANIAPDQKVDLVPVIGHVRDALLPLANELDVEITLHLPERPAEVQGDRDELVQVFQNLVENACKYGQEGKVVDVWLRAEPGKPVEVSVIDKGPGIPAEHVPRLTERFYRVSVADSRSKKGTGLGLAIVKHILTRHRARLIIKSELGNGTDFTVRF, encoded by the coding sequence ATGGCAGTCATGGAAGGCGATCGTGGATTAAAGCTTTTGGGAAGAAAGCTTGGCCGAAACTGGTTGCCCGTCCTTGTCGTCAGCATGCTGGCCGTCGTGGCCGTTTCGGAACTTCATACGCCCTATATGCCTGCCGTCCTTTGGCTTTGCGCCATCATCGCCATTCTGGCCGTGCGGGAAAGGCCGGCTGCACCGAAGGCGAACGAAGAGGCGGCCGCGGAAGCGGATGAACCGGAGGCGCCGGCGGAAAGCGTCATTTCCGGTGTCAGGGCAGGTCTTGCGGTGCTGGACACGCCGGTTTTCATCCTCGACAAGAATGCCAGCGTGCTGTTTCAGAACGGCGCGGCGGAACGCGCTTTCGGCCAGCTTCCGCCCGGCGCGCATATTTCCGCCCGCCTGCGCTCGCCCGGCCTGCTGGATGTCATCCGTGAAACCATCACCACCGGTCAGCCCAATCAGGTGGAGCATTCGGAGCGGTTTCCCTCCGAGCGGGTCTTCATCGTTCGCATTGCCCGCGCGGATGCGGGGGACACGGCCGGCCCGCCATTTTATATATTGTCGTTCCGTGATGTATCGGAGCTTCGCCGCATCGACCGGATGCGCAGCGACTTCGTTGCCAATGCCAGCCATGAATTGCGCACCCCGCTCGCCTCCCTGCGCGGCTTCATCGAAACCATGCAGGGCCCGGCCCGTAACGACCCGAAGGCGCAGGAACGTTTCCTCGCCATCATGCTGGATCAGGCAACCCGCATGAGCCGGCTGGTGGATGATCTGATGTCGCTCTCGCGGCTGGAGTTGCGGGCGAATATTGCCCCGGACCAGAAGGTCGATCTCGTTCCCGTCATCGGCCATGTGCGCGACGCGCTGCTGCCACTCGCTAATGAGCTGGATGTCGAAATCACCCTGCATCTGCCCGAGCGGCCGGCGGAAGTGCAGGGTGACCGTGACGAACTGGTGCAGGTGTTCCAGAATCTCGTTGAAAATGCCTGCAAATACGGCCAGGAGGGCAAGGTCGTCGATGTCTGGCTGCGCGCCGAGCCCGGCAAGCCGGTGGAAGTGAGCGTCATCGACAAGGGGCCGGGCATTCCCGCCGAACATGTGCCACGCCTGACCGAGCGGTTTTATCGCGTCAGCGTTGCCGACAGCCGCTCCAAAAAGGGAACGGGTCTCGGGCTTGCCATTGTCAAGCATATCCTCACCAGGCACCGCGCCCGGCTCATCATCAAATCGGAATTGGGCAATGGCACCGACTTCACGGTCAGATTCTGA
- a CDS encoding TonB-dependent siderophore receptor, with product MKNLHGMFLSRLALGTAAVVLMAPVMGHAQETTVLREITVEGQRAETATGPVKGYSAKKSATGSKTDTDTKDIPQSVSVVGRQEMDDRGAVTKIDEVLRYTPGVTAEPFGTDPDTDWIYIRGFQATQTGVFLDGLNLFSYGFGGFQMDAYGLERVEVLKGPASVLYGGANPGGIVQMVRKRTQDEPVRETEIGINNFGNAFFGFDLGDKVDGEGVWKYRVTGKVSGGDNYTDYSEDLRGFIMPQITFEPDAQTSATLYGYFSALDQVHIGNGFLPYVGTVVDAPFGKLDRKAFYGEPDIDNGRVYQSMVGYEVSHEFDNGWKVSQNARYGHLYKHETGPYPGGWANADANGQPILDTTTNDYMLTRFGYDGVSKVDSFGVDNRIEGQFETGAVNHSLLFGLDYKYYRLDQVQACCGSNAIGALNPVYGSTQGTNFVYADNIVTQQQIGIYAQDQLRFGDGWLVTLNGRYDYVDTELNNRLPAGASRRSSDDALSGRAGLAYEFDNGLTPYVSAATFFNPLIDTLADGTPASPEEGHQFEAGIKYEPTFFDGSITASVFKLVKDNAIVSYTAGGVTTSGQFGQVESTGFELEAKANLSDNWKALASYSYTDLEITRDANPNLIGKSPWIVPAHTASLWLDYAFTDDTFEGLSIGGGVRYQGKSWADEANTLRVPDAAVFDAAVRYEKNDWTAAINVANVFDKEYVKSCAGVSVCGWGDSRTITFKLSKKW from the coding sequence TTGAAAAATTTACATGGGATGTTTTTGAGCCGCCTGGCTTTGGGAACGGCTGCCGTTGTCTTGATGGCGCCGGTCATGGGCCATGCACAGGAAACGACCGTTCTGCGGGAAATTACCGTTGAGGGGCAGCGTGCGGAAACGGCAACGGGTCCCGTTAAGGGATATTCCGCGAAGAAAAGCGCGACGGGTTCGAAAACCGATACCGATACCAAGGATATTCCCCAGTCCGTATCGGTTGTCGGCCGCCAGGAAATGGACGACCGCGGCGCGGTGACGAAAATCGACGAGGTGCTGCGCTATACACCCGGGGTGACGGCGGAGCCTTTCGGCACGGACCCGGATACCGACTGGATCTATATTCGCGGCTTTCAGGCCACTCAGACCGGTGTGTTTCTCGATGGGCTGAACCTGTTCAGCTACGGTTTCGGCGGTTTTCAGATGGATGCCTACGGGCTCGAGCGTGTGGAGGTTCTCAAAGGTCCCGCTTCGGTGCTTTATGGCGGCGCCAATCCCGGCGGTATCGTGCAGATGGTCCGCAAGCGGACCCAGGACGAACCCGTTCGTGAAACGGAAATCGGCATCAATAATTTCGGCAACGCCTTCTTTGGTTTCGACCTCGGCGACAAGGTTGATGGTGAGGGCGTATGGAAATATCGCGTCACGGGCAAGGTCTCGGGCGGCGATAATTACACCGACTATTCCGAGGATTTGCGCGGTTTCATCATGCCGCAGATCACCTTCGAGCCGGATGCGCAGACAAGTGCCACGCTCTACGGTTATTTCTCGGCGCTGGATCAGGTGCATATCGGCAACGGCTTCCTGCCCTATGTCGGCACCGTGGTCGACGCGCCTTTCGGCAAGCTCGACCGCAAGGCCTTTTATGGTGAGCCGGATATCGATAATGGCCGCGTCTACCAGTCGATGGTCGGGTATGAGGTCAGCCATGAATTCGACAATGGCTGGAAGGTCAGCCAGAATGCCCGCTATGGCCATCTCTACAAACACGAGACCGGGCCCTATCCGGGCGGCTGGGCCAATGCCGACGCCAATGGTCAGCCGATCCTCGATACCACCACCAACGACTATATGCTGACCCGCTTCGGTTATGACGGCGTATCGAAGGTCGACAGTTTCGGCGTCGATAACCGTATCGAAGGCCAGTTCGAAACCGGTGCCGTCAATCATTCACTGCTCTTTGGTCTCGACTATAAATATTACCGGCTGGATCAGGTGCAGGCCTGCTGCGGATCGAATGCGATCGGTGCGCTCAACCCGGTCTATGGCTCGACGCAGGGCACCAATTTTGTCTATGCCGACAATATCGTCACGCAGCAGCAGATCGGCATCTATGCCCAGGACCAGCTGCGTTTCGGCGATGGCTGGCTGGTGACGCTGAACGGCCGTTACGATTATGTCGATACGGAACTGAACAACAGGCTGCCGGCAGGCGCCTCCCGCCGCTCCAGTGACGATGCGCTGAGCGGCCGGGCCGGCCTTGCTTATGAATTCGACAATGGCTTGACCCCCTATGTCTCGGCGGCCACCTTCTTCAATCCGCTGATCGATACGCTTGCGGATGGCACTCCCGCCTCGCCGGAGGAGGGGCATCAGTTCGAAGCCGGTATCAAATACGAGCCGACCTTCTTTGATGGCAGCATCACGGCCTCCGTCTTCAAGCTGGTCAAGGACAACGCCATCGTGTCCTATACGGCCGGCGGTGTGACCACGAGCGGCCAGTTCGGGCAGGTGGAATCCACCGGTTTCGAGCTGGAGGCCAAAGCCAATCTTTCCGACAACTGGAAGGCACTTGCCTCCTATTCCTATACCGATCTCGAAATTACCCGCGATGCCAATCCCAACCTGATCGGCAAATCGCCGTGGATCGTGCCCGCCCACACCGCCTCGCTGTGGCTCGACTACGCCTTCACCGATGATACGTTTGAAGGCCTCAGCATTGGCGGCGGCGTGCGCTATCAGGGCAAATCCTGGGCGGATGAGGCAAATACGCTGCGCGTGCCGGATGCCGCCGTCTTCGATGCGGCAGTCCGCTACGAGAAGAACGACTGGACCGCCGCCATCAACGTCGCCAATGTCTTCGACAAGGAATATGTGAAGAGCTGCGCCGGTGTCTCGGTCTGCGGCTGGGGTGATAGCCGCACCATCACCTTCAAGCTTTCCAAGAAGTGGTAA
- a CDS encoding DUF982 domain-containing protein — translation MKNERWTEPVEVNLEANGKSVVAGPFEALILLTEGWPKIRGLSFVRARSACRAALDGRKSPEEARRCFTDAVSEMQKHPH, via the coding sequence ATGAAGAACGAGAGATGGACAGAACCTGTCGAGGTCAATCTTGAGGCGAACGGCAAGAGTGTCGTCGCCGGCCCCTTCGAAGCGCTGATATTATTGACGGAAGGCTGGCCGAAGATTCGCGGATTGAGTTTCGTGAGAGCCAGAAGCGCCTGCCGTGCCGCCCTTGACGGACGCAAATCGCCGGAGGAAGCCCGCAGGTGCTTCACCGATGCTGTTTCCGAGATGCAGAAACACCCGCATTAA
- a CDS encoding nitronate monooxygenase family protein, with product MLPSVLKDNLRLPVIASPLFIISHPQLTLAQCRAGVIGAFPALNARPESQLDEWLAMITEELAAHNSANPDRPAAPFAVNQIVHMSNRRLEHDLGLCVKYRVPVVISSLGAVPEVNAAVHSYGGIVLHDVINDRHARSAIRKGADGLIAVAAGAGGHAGTLSPFALVQEIREWFDGPLLLAGAIANGGSILAAQAMGADMAYIGSPFIATQEARASDGYKQAIVDAQAKDIVYSNYFTGVHGNYLKSSIVASGMDPDNLPEADPSKMDFETATGGAKAWKDIWGAGQGIGAVKAVEPVADLVDRLVREYEAARQRICAKA from the coding sequence ATGCTGCCGTCCGTGCTGAAAGACAATCTGCGTCTTCCGGTCATAGCGTCGCCGCTATTCATCATTTCGCATCCGCAATTGACGCTGGCGCAATGCAGGGCCGGCGTCATCGGCGCTTTTCCGGCGTTGAACGCGCGGCCGGAAAGCCAGCTGGACGAGTGGCTGGCGATGATCACCGAAGAGCTTGCCGCCCATAACAGCGCCAACCCGGACCGTCCGGCCGCGCCCTTTGCGGTCAACCAGATCGTGCACATGTCCAACCGGCGGCTGGAACATGATCTCGGCCTCTGCGTCAAATACAGGGTGCCGGTGGTGATCTCCTCGCTCGGCGCGGTGCCAGAGGTCAATGCGGCCGTGCATTCCTATGGCGGCATCGTGCTTCATGATGTCATCAACGATCGCCATGCCCGGTCCGCCATCCGCAAGGGCGCGGACGGGCTGATCGCGGTTGCGGCCGGTGCCGGCGGACATGCGGGCACATTGTCACCCTTCGCTCTCGTTCAGGAAATCCGCGAATGGTTCGATGGCCCGCTGCTGCTTGCCGGCGCCATCGCCAATGGCGGTTCCATTCTCGCGGCGCAGGCCATGGGCGCGGACATGGCCTATATCGGCTCCCCCTTCATCGCGACACAGGAAGCGCGCGCTTCCGACGGCTACAAGCAGGCAATCGTCGACGCCCAGGCCAAGGATATCGTCTATTCGAACTATTTCACCGGCGTGCACGGAAACTACCTGAAAAGCTCGATCGTCGCCTCCGGCATGGATCCCGACAACCTGCCCGAGGCAGATCCCTCGAAAATGGACTTCGAAACCGCAACCGGTGGTGCAAAAGCCTGGAAGGATATCTGGGGCGCCGGCCAGGGCATCGGCGCGGTCAAGGCGGTGGAGCCAGTAGCGGACCTCGTCGACCGTCTGGTGCGCGAATATGAGGCGGCAAGACAACGCATCTGCGCAAAGGCCTGA
- a CDS encoding PRC-barrel domain-containing protein gives MLHQEPRAGQDPYVKDTPSLIASDKVEGTRVYGADGKHIGSIQRIILEKRGGRVAYAVLSFGGFLGIGDDYYPLPWEKLHYDEELDGYRIDLTKEEIENAPHFANLDDNDLLNARDRKVYDYYGVAPYWM, from the coding sequence ATGCTGCATCAGGAACCTCGCGCCGGACAGGACCCCTATGTCAAGGATACGCCGAGCCTCATTGCCAGCGACAAGGTGGAAGGCACACGTGTTTATGGCGCCGACGGCAAGCACATCGGCTCGATCCAGCGCATCATTCTGGAGAAACGCGGCGGTCGCGTCGCCTATGCCGTGCTGAGTTTCGGTGGTTTTCTCGGGATCGGCGATGACTATTACCCGCTGCCTTGGGAGAAGCTGCATTATGATGAAGAACTCGATGGCTACCGTATCGATCTGACAAAAGAAGAGATCGAAAACGCGCCACACTTCGCCAACCTGGACGATAATGACCTGCTGAACGCCAGGGACCGCAAGGTTTACGACTATTACGGCGTCGCACCTTACTGGATGTAA
- a CDS encoding substrate-binding domain-containing protein, whose translation MNFVKFSAAALVASVAFAGAAAARDQIQVAGSSTVLPYAKIVAETFAETFPNFKAPVVESGGTGGGLKAFCSGVGEGTIDIANASRAIKSDELAACKAAGVADVQEVKIGYDGIVFAMDSSNKDLKLEPKDLYLGLAAEIVKDGKLVANPYKKWSEINKELPDVAIAAYIPGSKHGTREVFEEKIMADGCKEAGATDAIKKIVTDAKQAAAKCIAVRKDGAAVDIDGDYTETLARIDANKTGLGVFGLAFYENNADRLKVATVSGVAPSTETVASGKYPVSRPLFFYVKKAHLGVIPGLKEYVEFFVSDEMIGPDSPLANYGLVAAPDAEREEIRAKFAAGSTM comes from the coding sequence ATGAACTTCGTTAAATTTTCCGCAGCAGCTCTGGTGGCTTCTGTCGCCTTCGCTGGCGCCGCCGCTGCTCGCGACCAGATCCAGGTTGCCGGTTCCTCCACGGTTCTGCCCTACGCCAAGATCGTTGCCGAAACCTTTGCTGAAACCTTCCCGAACTTCAAGGCTCCGGTCGTTGAGTCCGGCGGCACGGGCGGCGGTCTGAAGGCGTTCTGCTCCGGCGTCGGCGAAGGCACCATCGACATCGCCAATGCTTCGCGCGCAATCAAGAGCGACGAACTGGCCGCCTGCAAGGCAGCTGGCGTTGCCGACGTTCAGGAAGTGAAGATCGGTTACGACGGTATCGTCTTCGCAATGGACTCGTCCAACAAGGACCTCAAGCTGGAGCCGAAGGACCTTTACCTCGGTCTCGCTGCTGAAATCGTCAAGGACGGCAAGCTCGTTGCCAACCCCTACAAGAAGTGGTCGGAAATCAACAAGGAACTGCCTGACGTAGCGATCGCCGCTTACATCCCGGGTTCCAAGCACGGCACGCGCGAAGTCTTCGAAGAAAAGATCATGGCTGACGGCTGCAAGGAAGCCGGCGCCACCGACGCCATCAAGAAGATCGTCACCGATGCCAAGCAGGCTGCTGCAAAGTGCATCGCTGTCCGTAAGGACGGTGCTGCGGTTGACATCGACGGCGACTACACGGAAACGCTGGCCCGCATCGACGCCAACAAGACCGGTCTCGGCGTTTTCGGCCTCGCTTTCTATGAAAACAACGCTGACCGTCTGAAGGTTGCAACTGTTTCGGGCGTTGCTCCGTCCACCGAAACCGTCGCCAGCGGCAAGTACCCGGTTTCCCGCCCGCTGTTCTTCTACGTGAAGAAGGCTCACCTGGGCGTTATCCCGGGCCTCAAGGAATATGTCGAGTTCTTCGTTTCCGACGAAATGATCGGCCCGGATTCCCCGCTCGCCAACTACGGCCTGGTTGCTGCTCCGGACGCAGAGCGCGAAGAAATCCGCGCGAAGTTCGCCGCCGGCTCCACGATGTAA
- a CDS encoding YqaE/Pmp3 family membrane protein — translation MDVIRILIAILLPPVGVFLQVGLGLHFWLNILLTLCGYVPGIIHAIWVILRK, via the coding sequence GTGGACGTCATCCGTATTCTCATCGCCATCCTTCTTCCGCCTGTCGGCGTATTCCTTCAGGTCGGGCTTGGCCTGCATTTCTGGCTCAATATTCTTCTGACGCTGTGCGGTTATGTTCCCGGCATCATTCACGCCATCTGGGTGATCCTGCGCAAGTGA